From the genome of Solanum lycopersicum chromosome 7, SLM_r2.1:
AGAGCAGGATACCTTTTCTATTTCTTCAGAGAGAAGAGGATTTTCTCTCAAATATTGCAATGCTTTCTCTCTTCCCTGTCCCAGCCTTCATTAAACGTATCAAGAATCAGTGGCTGACTCAAGCAAGATTAGTAATATAGTAAAACATCAAGAAACAGTGCCGAGTCACATAATATTGGTAATGAACCTTGCAAGACTCAGCTCACTGAAGTATAAGACAAATCTTTGATTAATCTTAGCTTCTGAAACAATAATCAGTTACTCAGACAGTTTTCAATCACATTGAAAGTCAATTTCTTGCTTATTCTTAGTACTTCAAATTATTTCCATCAGCAACCACATAAAGTATGAAATCTATCAATTCTCCTAAGCTGTTTTCTTTTCATTCGAGTATAAGCTCTGTCACTTCTAGTACAGCATGTGGAAAATTCCCAGAATCTTGAGCGGTCATGACAAAAATATGCAAATATTTCTATTGAGATATGGAGtttcataaattaaaagtttAGTAAGCTTCTTCGAAGTCCCTATAATATAGCAAAAACTGCAAAATGTACTAACCTATGCTCTCCGTAGTTATACCATGAACCTTTCTTAGCCACCACCTCAATCAGTTCCGCACAATCTAATACACAACCCTGCAAAAACTCAATTTTAGGAACAGAATTTGAGCCAAACACTACGGAAAAGAAAGATAAGAATGCCACAAACCAGCTTGCTCACTCCTTCTccaaacataatttcaaattcTGCTTGCTTGTATGGTCTAGAAACCTAAGAAGGATAATAATAAGACCAATTAGCATGTTGGCACTATAATCAGCAAGAAGATGCAAACAGTAAAAGACCAGCTGTATACTGGCACTTTCTTTCATGTCTCCGTATTTgctaaaagaattttaaaataaatagaggtTTTCGCTAAAAGAGACCTCCGTGTGGATGCACCGCTAAAGTAACTACATAAAGTCTTCAACAATATACCCCTATTTACAATGATCATACAGTGGAATTACCATGCTTCCAGTGCAGGAAATTTTAATAACCATGATAACCTTTTATTATGCAAATGTCAGCTTTATAGTTTTAAGCACTGAACACTTGTATAACTGAACCATTACCATATGTATTCCATCCCACAAACATAATACTGATGGCACCACATTGAATAATTATGACGTGAAGCAGATTTACCTTACTCTTTTGAACTCTCACTCGGACCTTAATACCCACTTCCTCGTCTCCTTTTGCCTGAAAAGAAGAGcaacaattttttcataaagagacttaaatgagtaaaataaaaaatctactagcCGACTGAGCAGTTCTGTACTCACAGATTTTATCTTCCCTGTGGAACGGATTTCAAGTCGAACGGAGGCGAAAAACTTTAAGGCAATCCCTCCACTTGTGACCTCAGGATTTCCGTAATAAACACCAATCTGATTCGAAACATAGTAATTACTTCCATTCATCAAGTGAAGTCCACAAGTTATGATGAGAAATATGCTAGTTTATGAAGTTAATCACAATGGAAGCAAGAATGACAAGTTTTCATTGACAACATTATCCATCACCTGTGACCTATAGCTCATGGGTTCTACCGAGTCAGCCACTAATGCTTACATTAGGGTAGGCTATCTACATCACACCCCAATCTGGCCCTTTCCTGGACCCTAGTGAACGCAAGATGCTTTATGCACCAGGCTGCCGTTTCAGTACTTGAAAAGAGAACAGTGCAACTTCTAAGTCAAGAATACCTTGTATCTTATCTGATTGAGGAATATAAGAGTACATCCAGCTTTGGAGGCATTGCCTGACATTTTACGTAAAGCTTGACTCATCAGGCGTGCTTGTAAACCCATTTGCTGCATCCCGATTTCTCCCTGCACAAAATAAGAGACCGTGAAATCAGGAACTGGTGGGAACAATTTAAAGCTTTCTAATTAATTCAGAAAATTAAAATGTTGGCTTACCTCAATTTCAGCACGTGGAGTAAGGGCTGAGACTGAATCAATGCAAATGAGATCTACGGCACCTGATCTACACATCCGGTCTGCGACTGAGATAGACAAAAGTTTGGTTGAAAGTACAAACTCTAGTAAGACCACCATGATTATTGACAAGGTTGCTAGCAcaaaaaactgaaaaatcatTTCTAATGGTGTAAACAaggaaaagttgttactttctAGAGCCATCTCTCCATTATCAGGCTGGCAGACGATCAAATTCTCTACATCTACTCCAAGTGCTTTGGAGTATGCAGGATCAAAAGCATGCTCAGCATCAACAAGCATTGCATTGCCTCCTAGCTTCTGCATAACaatatttaacattttataatCTGTCTCCTTTTACATGAGAACATTTTCAGTAATAAGCCTAAGGCAAGTGGTTTCAGTGGATTGGTCACAATAATAAAGCTCCAATGGATGCTGGAAAGGATTCTAAGTTTGCTTTCTAGACTTCCAAATTGTCCATTATTTTCTTTCACTTCATCTGTAAGATAGAAGCATATGACTTCCTTTTTCATCCAAACAATCAAATGCCCCCTCCCCTTCCAAGTGCAGCCCCATGCCTATAGAAGTTCCAAGCTGATGAGTAGAATAAACCAAACACATACTGCACCTGTACTTC
Proteins encoded in this window:
- the LOC101261637 gene encoding DNA repair protein recA homolog 1, chloroplastic, with protein sequence MELTFPVKAQLFGSKIGHKSLSYSTSVKFYQKVSRPQFSACGIRVRSEFDHKINGAFSPDSDARILDRQKALDAAMNDINSSFGKGSVTRLGSAGGALVETFPSGCLTLDFALGGGIPKGRIVEIYGPESSGKTTLALHAIAEVQKLGGNAMLVDAEHAFDPAYSKALGVDVENLIVCQPDNGEMALEIADRMCRSGAVDLICIDSVSALTPRAEIEGEIGMQQMGLQARLMSQALRKMSGNASKAGCTLIFLNQIRYKIGVYYGNPEVTSGGIALKFFASVRLEIRSTGKIKSAKGDEEVGIKVRVRVQKSKVSRPYKQAEFEIMFGEGVSKLGCVLDCAELIEVVAKKGSWYNYGEHRLGQGREKALQYLRENPLLSEEIEKMVRSSVLETNGFLGSSSLKHPLPQLLEEDALQEMQ